From Pseudobdellovibrio exovorus JSS, a single genomic window includes:
- a CDS encoding threonine aldolase family protein, which produces MKKGFGSDNHSGTHPELLKAIVTCNGGHEPSYGTDQYSLLAAKDFKNHFGPQTESYFVFNGTAANVLALRFLCDRHESVFCSSISHVNLDEGGAPELLAGKLIPLPHSEGKISLQTLQEHFVRRGDQHYSQSRVVTLTQPTELGTCYSRDEIKSICDWAHSNGLFVHIDGARLTNALVHLDCTFKEMTTDCGVDVVSFGGTKNGLMMGEAVLVLNPSLSSSAKQKMKYLRKQITQLPSKTRFISAQFHRYFSDGLYLQIAKHSCRMAQLLQEGLAQNTAVQITAAVQSNAVFAVLPKEIVKPLKEKFFFYVWDEKTFECRIMTSWDTTEAEVQEFIHELQLLTAKK; this is translated from the coding sequence ATGAAAAAAGGATTCGGTAGCGACAATCATTCCGGCACGCATCCCGAGCTACTCAAAGCCATCGTCACTTGCAACGGTGGACACGAACCCAGTTACGGCACCGATCAATACAGCCTCTTAGCGGCAAAGGACTTTAAAAATCACTTTGGCCCGCAAACAGAAAGCTACTTTGTTTTCAATGGAACAGCTGCCAATGTACTGGCCCTTCGCTTTCTGTGTGATCGTCATGAGTCTGTTTTTTGTTCGAGTATCAGCCATGTTAATTTAGATGAAGGCGGAGCTCCAGAATTGCTCGCAGGGAAACTGATTCCTCTACCCCACAGTGAAGGCAAAATTTCACTACAGACATTACAAGAGCATTTCGTTCGCCGCGGTGACCAGCACTACAGTCAAAGCCGTGTGGTCACACTCACACAACCAACAGAATTGGGAACTTGCTACAGCCGCGACGAGATCAAATCTATCTGTGACTGGGCCCACAGCAATGGATTATTTGTCCACATTGATGGGGCTCGGTTAACCAATGCTTTAGTTCATTTAGATTGTACCTTCAAAGAAATGACCACGGACTGCGGTGTCGATGTCGTTTCATTCGGCGGAACAAAGAACGGCTTGATGATGGGCGAAGCTGTTTTAGTTTTGAATCCTTCGTTAAGTTCTTCGGCTAAGCAAAAAATGAAATATCTGCGCAAACAGATCACTCAGTTACCATCTAAAACCAGATTTATTTCAGCCCAATTCCACCGTTATTTTTCTGATGGTCTTTATTTGCAAATCGCGAAACACTCATGTCGTATGGCTCAGCTTCTTCAAGAGGGACTCGCACAAAACACGGCTGTTCAAATCACAGCTGCCGTCCAAAGCAATGCCGTCTTTGCTGTGCTGCCAAAAGAAATTGTAAAACCATTAAAAGAAAAATTCTTTTTTTACGTCTGGGACGAAAAGACTTTTGAATGTCGAAT
- a CDS encoding formimidoylglutamase has product MSTPYKSIPSDLFFSKNDPQDLRLGDLVKSSTRQDPSLKKNSFVISGYCDDEGIQLNGGRIGAAEAPLRIRQFLYKMTPPVLDLQSVTMCDLGNLELASSLAERHQQAEQLSYEHNQKGLRPLTFGGGHDYGFPDASGFVKAHLNSTKKPIVLNFDAHLDVRPPTNGLNSGTPFFRLLSAYENQFEFFEIGIQPQCNSVHHRQWARSKGACIFDSQFVQEHGLLGLLQTNEFQKLEDKAPLFISFDIDALTSAEAPGCSQAWPTGFHLKDYLSLFAELKKRFDIRGLGIYEVSPPLDIDNYTSKAAALIAYHFLMQDVL; this is encoded by the coding sequence GTGAGCACCCCATATAAAAGTATTCCTTCTGATTTATTTTTTAGTAAAAATGACCCCCAAGATCTACGCCTTGGCGATCTTGTTAAATCCAGCACCCGGCAAGATCCGTCCTTAAAGAAGAATAGCTTTGTTATCAGTGGTTATTGTGATGACGAAGGAATTCAGCTTAATGGTGGGCGCATAGGCGCAGCAGAAGCTCCTCTACGTATACGACAATTCCTATATAAAATGACTCCACCAGTGCTTGATCTTCAGTCTGTCACCATGTGTGATCTCGGCAATTTAGAACTCGCTTCATCACTTGCAGAAAGACACCAGCAGGCGGAACAGCTCTCGTACGAACACAACCAAAAAGGCCTCCGTCCTTTAACATTTGGTGGCGGGCATGACTATGGATTTCCCGATGCCAGTGGTTTTGTAAAAGCACATCTGAACTCTACGAAAAAACCGATCGTACTGAACTTTGATGCCCACTTAGATGTGCGCCCTCCGACAAATGGCCTCAACAGCGGCACACCTTTCTTTCGTCTACTTTCAGCCTATGAAAATCAATTTGAATTTTTCGAAATTGGAATTCAACCTCAATGCAATTCTGTTCACCATCGCCAATGGGCTCGCTCTAAAGGCGCTTGTATCTTTGATAGCCAGTTCGTTCAAGAGCATGGACTTTTGGGATTACTTCAAACAAATGAATTTCAAAAATTGGAAGATAAAGCTCCCCTTTTTATTAGTTTTGATATCGACGCTTTGACCTCGGCGGAAGCCCCAGGTTGCAGTCAGGCATGGCCAACAGGATTCCACCTAAAAGACTATTTATCCCTTTTTGCAGAGTTAAAAAAACGATTCGACATCAGAGGCCTTGGAATTTACGAAGTTTCACCGCCACTGGATATCGATAACTACACTTCTAAAGCCGCCGCCCTGATTGCCTATCATTTTTTAATGCAGGATGTACTTTAA